A genomic window from Blattabacterium cuenoti includes:
- the mnmE gene encoding tRNA uridine-5-carboxymethylaminomethyl(34) synthesis GTPase MnmE, with translation MLLDDDTIVALATPPMGYSAISVIRISGYHSISTVENIFISVKNGKKLENQSTHTIHLGYIVDNNKDYLDQVLVSIFRSPYSYTGENMIEISCHGSYYIQKNILQLLIRKGIRLARPGEFTLRAFLNKKMDLSQAEAISDLISSDNQYFHQISFQQIKGNLTNTIKNLRKKLLDFASIIELKLDFSEEDVIFSKRSELIEFLKNLEKTLKYLIKSFSLGNAIKKGIYVVIIGETNVGKSTLFNSIIQENRSIISPIEGTTRDSIEGEVIWNGIHFHFIDTAGIRETKNPIEKMGVIKTMEKIQESSVILYLFEAFNKKKQKKIIQEIKILHDKYPMKKIIAIANKSDISSFKDFDKLLKSMETDFFKISAKHNQGIKKILDTLSKFFIDQLKDKNIIVTQYRHYEALKKALKEVLLAHDALNKKLPEDLVSIHIKESLRYLGEITGKITNEDILKNIFSQFCIGK, from the coding sequence ATGTTATTAGATGATGATACCATTGTTGCTTTGGCGACTCCTCCTATGGGATACAGTGCGATCTCTGTCATTCGTATTTCTGGATATCATTCTATATCCACGGTGGAAAATATTTTTATTTCCGTTAAAAATGGAAAAAAATTAGAAAATCAATCTACACATACTATTCATCTAGGGTATATTGTAGATAATAATAAAGATTATTTAGATCAAGTATTGGTTTCTATATTTAGATCTCCTTATTCTTATACAGGAGAAAATATGATAGAGATATCTTGTCATGGATCTTATTATATACAAAAAAATATTTTGCAATTGCTTATTAGAAAAGGAATTCGTTTGGCTCGTCCGGGAGAATTTACATTACGTGCATTTTTAAACAAAAAAATGGATTTATCACAAGCAGAAGCTATATCAGACTTAATTTCATCTGATAATCAATATTTTCATCAAATATCTTTTCAACAAATTAAAGGAAACTTAACGAATACTATTAAAAATTTAAGAAAAAAGTTATTAGATTTTGCATCTATTATAGAACTCAAATTAGATTTTTCTGAAGAAGATGTAATCTTTTCAAAAAGATCAGAATTGATTGAATTTTTAAAAAATTTAGAAAAAACTTTAAAATATTTAATTAAATCGTTTTCATTAGGAAATGCGATAAAAAAAGGAATTTATGTAGTTATTATTGGAGAAACTAATGTAGGGAAATCGACCTTATTTAATTCTATCATTCAGGAAAACCGTTCGATAATCTCTCCCATAGAAGGAACAACTAGAGATAGTATAGAAGGGGAAGTCATTTGGAATGGAATTCATTTTCATTTTATAGATACTGCAGGAATTAGGGAAACAAAAAATCCTATAGAAAAAATGGGGGTGATAAAAACTATGGAAAAAATCCAAGAATCTTCAGTAATTTTATATCTTTTTGAGGCTTTTAATAAAAAAAAACAGAAAAAAATTATTCAAGAAATTAAAATTCTTCATGATAAGTATCCCATGAAAAAAATTATAGCTATTGCTAATAAATCGGATATATCCTCTTTTAAAGACTTTGATAAACTACTAAAATCAATGGAAACTGATTTTTTTAAAATTTCTGCAAAACATAATCAAGGAATAAAAAAAATACTTGATACTTTAAGTAAGTTTTTTATTGATCAATTAAAAGATAAAAATATTATTGTGACACAATATAGACATTATGAAGCTTTAAAAAAAGCATTAAAAGAAGTTTTACTGGCTCATGATGCTTTAAATAAAAAATTACCAGAAGATTTAGTCTCTATACATATCAAAGAATCTTTGCGTTATCTAGGAGAGATTACAGGAAAAATAACCAATGAGGATATCTTAAAAAATATTTTTTCTCAATTTTGTATTGGAAAATAA
- a CDS encoding N5-glutamine methyltransferase family protein, whose product MIYIDKFLHLFYDTLKKIYPEYKELESIFFLLMTHIFKCNKTKIILKLSKKEKIDDYIYKKLIKKLWELKKNRPIQYVIGYAYFFGMNFIVNEKVFIPRPETEELVSWILQDIIKINNCRKKVQIFDLGTGSGCIAITFKKKLYNKCHIHAIDFSNEALSIAKKNAQLHHVKIFFRKVNILRNLISIPILKNSINILVSNPPYIIKSEKKFLHPNIIQYEPFQALFVPDNNPFIFYKKILFWGKKMFTGVLYVYFEINQFFSLDILINFLKKKIGGMYKLEIRKDFQGFLRMIRIILYNEN is encoded by the coding sequence ATGATCTATATAGATAAATTTTTACATTTATTTTATGATACTCTTAAAAAAATATATCCAGAATATAAGGAATTAGAAAGTATCTTTTTTTTACTAATGACCCACATTTTTAAATGTAATAAAACGAAAATTATCTTAAAATTAAGTAAAAAAGAAAAAATAGATGATTACATTTACAAAAAATTAATAAAAAAATTATGGGAGTTAAAAAAAAATAGACCTATTCAGTATGTCATTGGATATGCATATTTTTTTGGTATGAATTTTATAGTTAATGAAAAAGTATTTATTCCAAGACCAGAAACGGAAGAACTTGTCTCGTGGATATTACAAGATATAATAAAAATAAACAATTGTAGGAAAAAGGTACAAATATTTGATCTTGGAACTGGAAGTGGATGTATCGCTATTACTTTTAAAAAAAAACTTTATAATAAATGCCATATTCATGCTATAGATTTTTCTAATGAAGCCCTTTCGATAGCAAAAAAAAATGCCCAACTACATCATGTAAAAATTTTTTTTAGAAAAGTGAATATATTACGAAATTTGATTTCTATTCCAATACTTAAAAATTCTATAAATATACTCGTAAGTAATCCTCCTTATATCATAAAATCAGAAAAAAAATTTTTACATCCTAATATTATTCAATATGAACCTTTTCAAGCTTTATTTGTTCCGGATAATAATCCATTCATTTTTTATAAAAAAATTCTTTTTTGGGGGAAGAAAATGTTTACAGGAGTATTATATGTTTATTTTGAAATAAATCAATTTTTTTCTTTAGATATTCTTATTAATTTTTTAAAAAAAAAAATAGGTGGGATGTATAAACTAGAAATTAGAAAAGATTTTCAAGGTTTTTTACGAATGATTCGTATTATCCTATATAATGAAAATTAA
- the ligA gene encoding NAD-dependent DNA ligase LigA produces the protein MDHHNIKKKIHKLRKELSEYNYQYYMMDHSEISDYDFDQKLKKLFFLEKKYPEFYDPTSPTLRIGVDNTSYNDPIHHQYKMYSLKNTYSKKEFIIWKKRIKKYISSFSLICELKYDGVSINLIYKNGFLTHAGTRGDGIKGENVTENVRTIPSIPLQLRGNKYPPYLEIRGEIFLSKKNFIYINKKRIKSGKNPYSHPRNTASGTLKMKNTQEVYKRSLSCIVYTVIGNHLPFHTQNKSFQYLQNWGFKVPKKFILGFKNKDIFQYIDYWNKWKHLLSYHIDGIVIKVNEYKNQSILGYTNKYPRWAIAYKFKQKLSETNLLKLKFQVGRTGIITPVAHVRPIKISGTKIKKVALYNDHFIQKMGIHYGDTLLLEKGGNIIPKVTKVNVKKRLKNAYPINFLKKCPSCDHLLTKNKKFFFCKNKNCPSQKRKKIQHFVSEKAMNIKGIGKKMIKKLYQKGYLSEITDLYKLKSEDFIKIYGVKKKLTDVLLKNIEKSKYNSYHRLIYALGIPHVGEYISKKLTEHFVNIHFLISASYDHLTSILGIGKKIAESIKTYFSIDKNKNLVEKIIQYGVNFTQYPINKKFYPLEGKSFVFTGKLSHMTRNIAKNKVESLGGRVFNTVNNKIHFIVVGKNFGSKLEKCMKKKNIKILNEDIFMKIIEHKKKEK, from the coding sequence ATGGATCATCATAATATAAAAAAAAAAATACATAAATTAAGAAAAGAATTATCAGAATATAATTATCAATATTATATGATGGATCATTCTGAGATATCTGATTACGATTTTGATCAAAAATTAAAAAAATTATTTTTTTTAGAGAAAAAATATCCAGAATTTTATGATCCTACATCCCCAACACTAAGAATAGGTGTAGATAATACTTCATATAATGATCCCATACATCATCAATATAAAATGTATTCTCTTAAAAATACTTATTCTAAGAAAGAATTCATCATTTGGAAAAAACGTATCAAAAAATACATTTCTTCTTTTTCTTTGATCTGTGAATTAAAATATGATGGAGTATCCATTAATTTAATTTATAAAAATGGGTTTTTAACTCATGCTGGTACTAGGGGAGATGGAATAAAAGGGGAAAATGTTACAGAAAATGTACGAACCATACCATCCATTCCCTTACAATTAAGGGGAAATAAATATCCTCCATATCTTGAAATACGTGGAGAAATTTTTCTTTCTAAAAAAAATTTTATATACATTAATAAAAAACGCATAAAAAGTGGAAAAAACCCTTATTCTCATCCCAGAAATACGGCTAGTGGAACCTTAAAAATGAAAAATACTCAAGAAGTGTATAAAAGAAGTCTTTCTTGTATTGTATACACAGTAATAGGAAATCATTTACCCTTCCATACACAAAATAAATCTTTTCAATATCTACAAAATTGGGGGTTTAAAGTTCCAAAAAAGTTCATTCTTGGTTTTAAAAATAAGGATATATTCCAATATATAGACTATTGGAATAAATGGAAACATCTACTTTCCTACCATATTGATGGTATCGTTATTAAAGTTAATGAATACAAAAACCAATCCATTTTAGGATACACTAATAAATATCCCCGTTGGGCGATTGCTTATAAATTTAAACAAAAATTATCGGAAACTAACTTATTAAAGTTAAAATTTCAAGTCGGTCGTACTGGAATCATTACTCCTGTGGCCCATGTACGTCCTATAAAAATTTCTGGAACAAAAATAAAAAAAGTGGCCCTTTATAATGATCATTTTATACAAAAAATGGGAATCCATTATGGAGATACTCTTTTATTAGAAAAAGGAGGAAATATTATTCCAAAAGTCACAAAAGTAAATGTAAAAAAAAGATTAAAAAATGCCTATCCTATCAATTTTTTAAAAAAATGTCCATCATGTGATCACCTTTTAACAAAAAATAAGAAATTTTTTTTCTGTAAAAATAAAAATTGTCCTTCTCAAAAAAGAAAAAAAATACAACATTTTGTTAGTGAAAAAGCCATGAATATCAAAGGAATTGGAAAAAAAATGATTAAAAAACTATATCAAAAAGGTTATTTATCTGAAATAACAGATTTATATAAATTAAAAAGTGAGGATTTTATTAAAATATATGGAGTTAAAAAAAAATTAACTGATGTTTTATTAAAAAATATCGAAAAATCTAAATACAATTCCTATCATAGACTTATATATGCTTTAGGAATTCCTCATGTAGGCGAATATATTTCTAAAAAATTAACAGAACATTTTGTCAATATACATTTTTTAATATCTGCATCTTATGATCATTTAACCTCCATTTTAGGTATAGGAAAAAAAATTGCAGAAAGTATAAAAACTTATTTTTCTATTGATAAAAATAAGAATTTAGTGGAAAAAATAATCCAATATGGGGTTAATTTTACCCAGTATCCTATAAACAAAAAATTTTATCCTCTTGAAGGAAAATCTTTTGTATTTACAGGTAAATTATCTCATATGACCCGTAATATAGCTAAAAATAAAGTAGAAAGTTTAGGTGGAAGAGTATTTAATACTGTAAATAATAAAATTCATTTTATTGTTGTTGGAAAAAATTTTGGGTCAAAATTAGAAAAATGTATGAAAAAAAAGAATATAAAAATTTTAAATGAAGATATTTTTATGAAGATAATTGAACATAAAAAAAAAGAAAAATAA
- the lon gene encoding endopeptidase La, whose product MLLKNIFTESGFESEAEFIPLMSQDEEDQLLKDDIPEQLCILTVRNMVLYSGIVFPIIAGKSGSIQLLQDAYGLDKTVGVLTQKNSVIENISEKDLYSIGTVAKILKLLKMPDGNTTVILQGKRRFKVNRFIQKDPYFKAEILALEENKPSCKDKEYMALVESIKEIAIKIIQDNPNIPSEASIAIRNIESPSFLINFVAANMNLATRDKQKLLEYDDLKKRAMETLRFLNVEHQQIKLKNDIQSRVRSDMDQQQREYFLHQQIKAIQEELGDISYEKEIDEMRAKASRKKWPKEAKKQFDRELLKMQRTNPQMPEYTVQRNYLELMIDLPWGRYSKDSFDLEFSQKILDRDHYGLEKVKERIIEYLAVLKLRGDMRSPILCFYGPPGVGKTSLGRSIATALKRKYVRVSLGGLHDESEIRGHRRTYIGAMPGRLLQSIRKVGTSNPVFVIDEIDKMGLGTNGDPSSAMLEVLDPEQNTSFYDNFLEMGYDLSKVLFIATANSLSNIQPALIDRMEVIEMNGYTVEEKTQIVKKHILTKQLKENGLKKSDLILGNQEIEKVIESYTRESGLRTLEKNIAKLARNAAKHIAMDKKYVKRLSIEKIEEILGIPNDPDRYEANNVPGVVTGLAWTHFGGDILYIESILSKGKGHLSITGNLGDVMKESATIALQYIKAHYEEFHIDPKMFEEKNVHVHVPEGAVPKDGPSAGITMLTSLVSSYTKRKLRPHLAMTGEITLRGKVLPVGGIKEKILAAKRANIKEIILSQDNKKDVEEIQQDHLKGLTFDYVRDMNDVIHLSLK is encoded by the coding sequence ATGTTACTAAAAAATATATTTACTGAATCTGGATTCGAGTCTGAAGCAGAATTTATCCCTTTAATGAGTCAAGATGAAGAAGATCAGCTTCTTAAAGATGATATTCCTGAACAATTATGTATCTTAACAGTAAGAAATATGGTTTTGTATTCTGGTATAGTTTTTCCTATTATAGCAGGAAAAAGTGGATCTATACAATTATTACAAGATGCTTATGGATTAGATAAAACGGTTGGAGTATTAACACAGAAAAATTCTGTTATAGAAAATATTAGTGAAAAAGATTTGTACTCTATAGGAACTGTAGCTAAAATATTGAAATTATTAAAAATGCCTGATGGAAATACTACGGTAATTTTACAAGGAAAAAGAAGATTTAAAGTAAACCGTTTTATTCAAAAAGATCCCTATTTTAAAGCAGAAATTCTAGCTTTAGAAGAAAATAAACCTTCCTGTAAGGATAAAGAATATATGGCTTTAGTAGAATCTATTAAAGAGATCGCCATAAAAATTATTCAGGATAATCCAAATATTCCATCAGAAGCTAGTATTGCTATTCGTAATATAGAAAGTCCATCTTTTTTAATCAATTTTGTAGCTGCTAATATGAATTTAGCGACTAGAGATAAACAAAAATTGTTAGAGTACGATGATTTAAAAAAAAGAGCAATGGAGACGCTACGTTTTTTGAATGTAGAACATCAACAAATAAAATTAAAAAACGACATTCAATCTAGAGTTCGTAGTGATATGGATCAGCAACAAAGAGAATATTTTCTCCATCAACAAATTAAAGCAATACAAGAAGAATTAGGGGATATTTCTTATGAAAAAGAAATTGACGAAATGCGTGCTAAAGCTTCCAGAAAAAAATGGCCTAAAGAGGCTAAAAAACAGTTCGATAGAGAACTACTAAAAATGCAAAGAACGAATCCTCAAATGCCAGAATATACGGTACAAAGAAATTATTTAGAATTGATGATTGATCTCCCATGGGGGAGATATTCAAAAGATAGTTTTGATTTAGAATTTTCCCAGAAAATATTGGATAGAGATCATTACGGATTAGAAAAAGTAAAAGAACGTATTATAGAATATTTAGCTGTCTTAAAATTAAGAGGAGATATGCGTTCTCCTATTCTATGTTTTTATGGCCCACCTGGAGTAGGAAAAACATCTTTAGGAAGATCTATAGCAACTGCATTAAAAAGAAAATATGTTCGTGTTTCTTTAGGTGGATTACACGATGAGTCTGAAATACGTGGACATAGAAGGACTTATATTGGAGCTATGCCAGGACGTCTATTACAATCTATCCGAAAAGTAGGAACTTCTAATCCTGTTTTTGTTATTGATGAAATTGATAAAATGGGTTTAGGAACAAATGGAGATCCTTCATCTGCAATGTTAGAAGTTTTAGATCCGGAACAAAATACTTCTTTTTATGATAATTTTTTGGAAATGGGTTATGATTTATCCAAAGTATTGTTTATTGCTACAGCTAATTCACTTTCTAATATTCAACCAGCACTGATAGATAGAATGGAGGTTATAGAAATGAATGGGTATACGGTAGAGGAAAAAACCCAAATTGTAAAAAAACATATACTTACTAAACAATTGAAAGAAAATGGATTAAAAAAATCGGATTTAATACTTGGGAATCAAGAAATTGAAAAGGTGATTGAGAGTTATACCAGAGAATCTGGGTTAAGAACTTTAGAAAAAAATATCGCTAAATTAGCACGTAATGCCGCTAAGCATATTGCTATGGATAAAAAATATGTCAAACGTTTAAGTATTGAAAAAATAGAGGAAATTCTTGGCATACCTAATGATCCAGATCGTTATGAAGCAAATAATGTCCCAGGTGTAGTGACCGGGTTAGCTTGGACTCATTTTGGAGGAGATATTTTATATATTGAATCCATTTTATCTAAGGGAAAAGGTCATTTAAGTATTACCGGAAATTTAGGAGATGTTATGAAAGAATCTGCAACAATAGCTTTACAATATATTAAAGCTCATTATGAGGAATTTCATATTGATCCTAAAATGTTTGAAGAAAAAAATGTACATGTACATGTTCCGGAAGGAGCAGTTCCTAAAGATGGACCATCTGCAGGAATTACTATGTTAACTTCCTTAGTATCCAGTTACACTAAAAGAAAATTAAGACCTCATTTAGCTATGACCGGTGAAATAACTTTAAGAGGAAAGGTTTTGCCTGTAGGAGGTATTAAAGAGAAAATTTTAGCTGCTAAACGGGCTAATATCAAAGAAATTATTCTTTCACAGGATAATAAAAAAGATGTAGAAGAAATTCAACAAGATCACTTAAAAGGATTAACTTTTGATTATGTTAGAGATATGAATGATGTTATTCATTTATCCCTTAAATAG
- the lysA gene encoding diaminopimelate decarboxylase yields the protein MKDPIHREQLIQLGNKYGTPLYIYDSEIIEKQYIKMKKAFSSVKNLKIFYACKANTNLNVLKFLQKLGSGLDTVSIQEVEIGLKAGFTSKNIIFTPNCVSIKEIKKAVHFGVRINIDNLSILEQFGGEYPDYPVGIRINPHIMAGGNYKISVGHIDSKFGISYYQIPHMKRILKNTGLQIEGFHMHTGSDISNIEYFLQGSKILYKIAMDFPNLDYIDFGSGFKVSYKKNDIQTDLTFLSNYMIEKFQYFCKNYGKIVTLILEPGKFLVSESGYFLVNVNVIKQTTSTVFAGVDSGFNHFIRPMFYEAYHGIENISNPNGRFRFYTVVGYICESDTFGLNRKISEIREGDILCIKNAGAYCYSMSSNYNSRYRPSEVMIFNGKDFLIRRRENMKDILRNIIEIQI from the coding sequence ATGAAGGATCCCATTCATAGAGAACAGTTAATCCAACTAGGAAATAAATACGGAACTCCACTTTATATATATGATTCTGAGATTATAGAGAAACAATATATAAAAATGAAAAAGGCTTTTAGTAGCGTGAAAAATTTAAAAATTTTTTATGCTTGTAAAGCAAATACTAATTTAAATGTTTTAAAATTTTTACAAAAATTGGGAAGTGGATTAGATACCGTATCCATTCAAGAAGTAGAAATAGGTTTAAAAGCTGGTTTTACTTCAAAAAATATTATATTTACCCCTAATTGTGTTTCTATAAAAGAAATAAAAAAAGCGGTTCACTTCGGAGTTAGAATTAACATTGACAATTTATCTATTTTAGAACAATTTGGAGGAGAATATCCAGATTATCCGGTAGGAATCAGAATTAATCCACATATTATGGCAGGAGGAAATTATAAAATTTCAGTTGGTCATATAGATTCTAAATTCGGAATATCTTACTATCAAATTCCTCATATGAAAAGAATATTAAAAAATACAGGACTTCAAATAGAGGGATTTCATATGCATACAGGGTCTGATATATCAAATATTGAATATTTTTTACAAGGATCAAAAATTTTATATAAAATAGCTATGGATTTTCCAAACCTAGATTATATTGATTTTGGAAGTGGTTTTAAAGTATCTTATAAAAAAAATGATATCCAAACGGATCTGACTTTTTTAAGTAATTATATGATAGAAAAATTTCAATATTTTTGTAAAAATTATGGAAAAATAGTTACTTTAATCTTGGAACCAGGAAAATTTTTGGTTAGTGAATCTGGATATTTTTTAGTTAATGTTAATGTGATTAAACAGACAACTTCTACCGTATTTGCTGGAGTGGATTCTGGTTTTAATCATTTTATTCGTCCTATGTTTTATGAAGCTTATCATGGAATTGAAAATATTTCTAATCCTAACGGACGGTTTCGTTTTTACACAGTAGTAGGATATATTTGTGAATCGGATACTTTTGGATTAAATCGTAAAATTTCAGAAATTCGTGAAGGAGATATTTTATGCATTAAAAATGCGGGAGCTTATTGTTATTCTATGTCCTCTAATTATAATTCACGTTATAGACCTTCTGAAGTAATGATTTTCAATGGAAAAGATTTTCTGATCAGAAGAAGAGAAAACATGAAAGATATACTTAGAAATATTATAGAAATACAAATATAA
- the metG gene encoding methionine--tRNA ligase: MKNNKYTVTAALPYANGPIHIGHLSGVYLPADIFVRYLRRKNQEIQVLFICGSDEHGVPITIKAKKENKTPQEIVNKYHFLIKDCFTNFGIHFDHYSRTSTLIHKKISTSFFKKLYKEKKIFEKVSKQYYDQEYKQFLSDRYISGICPNCKNKEAYGDQCENCGSSLSPEDLIQPRSTISGSIPILKKTKHWYLPLNEYQNFLEKWILTDHKKDWKVNVYGQAKSWLKKGLKPRAITRDLNWGVPIPEEIGKVLYVWFEAPIGYISSTIEWAKRKKKDWKPYWKNKKTKLIQFIGKDNIVFHCIIFPVILKASNMGYILPDKVLANEFLNLENDKISTSKNWGVWIHEYLEDFPNQQDTLRFILISNMPEKKDNNFHWKDFQRKNNTELVAILGNFVNRSITLIKKYHNGIIPNPGIFSMREREILKNLKKYPKNIGKLIESFRFREALGCFMDLARIGNKYLTSEEPWKMNYKEKRLDTILYVSLQIVGMLAQLSEPFLPHTAKKLLKMLRLKTFFWNQIKEEILSPGHVLGKSILLFQKITNVSVEKQLKKLEKIKKH, translated from the coding sequence ATGAAAAATAATAAATACACAGTCACTGCTGCTTTGCCATATGCAAATGGCCCCATACATATAGGGCATTTATCCGGTGTTTATTTACCTGCAGATATTTTTGTTCGTTATCTTAGAAGAAAGAATCAGGAGATTCAGGTACTTTTTATATGTGGGTCTGATGAACATGGTGTTCCTATTACTATAAAAGCTAAAAAGGAAAATAAGACTCCACAAGAAATCGTCAATAAATATCATTTCTTGATTAAAGATTGTTTTACTAATTTTGGTATTCATTTTGATCACTATTCCAGAACTTCTACATTAATTCATAAAAAAATTTCTACTTCTTTTTTTAAAAAGCTTTATAAAGAAAAAAAAATTTTTGAAAAAGTTTCTAAACAATATTATGACCAAGAATATAAACAATTTTTATCGGATAGATATATATCAGGAATATGTCCCAATTGTAAAAATAAGGAAGCTTATGGAGATCAATGTGAAAATTGTGGGTCTTCATTAAGTCCTGAAGATTTAATACAACCAAGATCTACTATAAGTGGAAGCATTCCTATTTTAAAAAAAACTAAACATTGGTATTTACCTTTAAATGAATATCAAAATTTTTTAGAAAAATGGATTTTAACGGATCATAAAAAAGATTGGAAAGTGAATGTTTATGGACAAGCAAAATCTTGGTTAAAGAAAGGATTAAAACCTCGTGCTATAACAAGAGATCTGAATTGGGGTGTACCTATTCCGGAAGAAATAGGAAAAGTTTTATATGTATGGTTTGAGGCTCCCATAGGATATATTTCCTCTACTATAGAATGGGCAAAACGTAAAAAAAAAGACTGGAAACCTTATTGGAAAAATAAAAAAACAAAATTAATTCAATTTATAGGAAAAGATAATATTGTATTTCATTGCATTATTTTTCCAGTTATACTTAAAGCGTCTAATATGGGATATATTTTACCGGATAAGGTCCTTGCTAATGAATTCCTCAATTTAGAAAATGATAAAATTTCTACTTCCAAAAATTGGGGTGTCTGGATTCATGAATATTTAGAGGATTTTCCAAATCAACAGGATACACTTCGCTTTATTCTTATATCTAACATGCCAGAAAAAAAAGATAATAATTTTCATTGGAAAGATTTTCAAAGAAAAAATAATACGGAATTAGTAGCTATATTAGGAAATTTCGTAAATCGTAGTATAACTTTAATTAAAAAATATCATAATGGAATTATTCCAAATCCTGGTATATTCTCTATGAGAGAGAGAGAGATTTTAAAAAATCTAAAAAAATATCCAAAAAATATAGGTAAATTAATCGAATCATTTCGATTTCGTGAGGCTTTAGGATGTTTTATGGATTTAGCTAGAATTGGAAATAAGTATTTAACTTCGGAAGAACCTTGGAAAATGAACTATAAGGAAAAACGATTAGATACTATTCTTTATGTATCTTTACAAATTGTTGGTATGTTAGCGCAATTATCAGAGCCATTTCTTCCTCATACGGCAAAAAAATTATTAAAAATGCTTCGTTTAAAAACTTTTTTTTGGAACCAAATAAAAGAAGAAATTTTATCTCCAGGACATGTATTAGGAAAATCTATATTATTATTTCAAAAAATAACAAATGTAAGTGTTGAAAAACAATTGAAAAAATTAGAAAAAATAAAAAAACACTAA
- a CDS encoding 5'-3' exonuclease, translating into MKKKLFLIDAYTILYQGYYALIKKPLFTSNGLNTSPIINFTYFLIHTLNEEKPSYMSVIFDHSQKNTFRKKEYHPYKANRKKTPKDIYISIPYIKKILKSFKISFFHAKEGYEADDLIGTIAKKAEKKGYIIYIISLDKDFFQLITKNIQIYRPPFKGNPKKILGIDEIKEKFGINKPKQIIDLWSMMGDSSDNIPGLPGIGEKNAIKFIKKYGSIENFLKSTHDLSGKMKKNIEKNKELGFLSKRLATIVTNIPLVSFQEKKFYIKTPQWNSIKKIFCQLEFKRLLKSAYKYFIYKKKENANTKWDNKN; encoded by the coding sequence ATGAAAAAAAAATTATTTTTAATAGATGCCTATACGATCCTTTACCAAGGATATTATGCTTTAATCAAAAAACCTCTTTTTACTTCCAATGGACTAAATACTTCTCCTATCATAAATTTTACCTATTTTTTGATTCATACCTTGAATGAAGAAAAACCCTCCTATATGTCCGTTATTTTTGATCATTCTCAAAAAAATACTTTTCGTAAAAAAGAATATCATCCATATAAAGCTAATAGAAAAAAAACACCCAAAGATATTTATATTTCTATTCCTTATATTAAAAAAATTTTAAAATCTTTTAAAATTTCTTTTTTTCATGCAAAAGAGGGATATGAAGCTGATGATCTTATTGGTACCATAGCAAAAAAAGCAGAAAAAAAAGGATATATAATTTATATTATTTCTTTAGATAAAGATTTTTTCCAACTTATTACAAAAAACATACAAATTTACAGACCTCCTTTTAAAGGAAATCCTAAAAAAATATTAGGAATTGATGAAATAAAAGAAAAATTTGGAATAAATAAACCTAAACAAATTATAGATTTATGGAGTATGATGGGAGATTCTTCTGATAATATTCCAGGATTACCAGGAATAGGAGAAAAAAATGCTATAAAATTTATTAAAAAGTATGGAAGTATTGAAAATTTTTTAAAATCTACCCATGATCTTAGTGGAAAGATGAAAAAAAATATTGAAAAAAATAAAGAATTAGGTTTTTTATCGAAAAGATTAGCTACTATTGTGACAAATATTCCATTAGTATCTTTTCAAGAAAAAAAATTTTATATCAAAACCCCCCAATGGAATTCCATAAAAAAAATATTTTGTCAACTTGAATTTAAAAGATTATTAAAAAGTGCCTACAAATATTTTATTTACAAGAAAAAAGAAAATGCAAATACTAAATGGGATAATAAAAATTAG